The Shewanella sp. MTB7 genome includes a window with the following:
- a CDS encoding YjaG family protein, with protein sequence MTTKLGFFKRVKALDFQQKKVFAIALCQRMLPNYKLFSEVCEFGDPQVLDTVLNLLWQSSYDSKLKLNIDIYLERLELITPDPANFDVYGVYPAMDATTALIALLSALQSKIEEDIVNISKLSSSTVANYIEAISDVDLDEDAFDDYIFNHEVMLDEKALQESLLTLIEDNPKLNAEFIKSLRKDIIDAGVSNIGIGMQEG encoded by the coding sequence ATGACAACCAAACTAGGCTTCTTTAAACGAGTAAAAGCATTAGATTTTCAGCAGAAAAAAGTGTTTGCTATTGCCTTATGTCAACGCATGCTACCCAACTATAAACTTTTCTCCGAAGTCTGTGAGTTTGGTGACCCTCAGGTATTAGACACGGTACTAAACCTGTTATGGCAATCAAGCTATGATTCAAAGCTAAAACTTAATATTGATATTTACTTAGAAAGACTGGAGCTTATCACCCCAGATCCGGCTAATTTTGATGTATATGGTGTTTATCCTGCCATGGATGCAACCACAGCTTTGATTGCGCTCTTAAGTGCACTTCAAAGTAAAATTGAAGAAGATATTGTCAATATTAGTAAATTGTCATCCAGTACTGTGGCAAATTACATTGAAGCCATCTCAGATGTAGATCTCGATGAAGATGCGTTCGATGACTACATCTTCAATCATGAAGTTATGCTCGATGAGAAAGCACTGCAAGAGAGCTTGTTAACGCTTATTGAAGATAACCCTAAACTCAATGCTGAGTTCATAAAATCCTTGCGCAAAGATATTATCGATGCAGGGGTATCCAATATTGGTATAGGTATGCAAGAAGGCTAA
- a CDS encoding AEC family transporter, protein MSPILTPLFAVLAMMILGSLVQKLRLLPPDTDMVLNQYVYYVAFPAIMLIALAQTPIDEILQWGFIAGYSLAMLITYLLVMLVSHITNKGRADLAALRALNTTFGNTAFIGIPLLSMLFPGQQSALAAAAIASLLSVIVFALVLVVIELYQEKRKGKQGKKQSALLIIILSLIKNPVVIGSAIGVLLSAFKFELFEPLSIMLKQIGMTSSPCALFAIGMVLAKASGSQDSYNMKSSVFNQIIELSWINFAKLFIQPALAYILLSAFGIKGDYFVMGVLLASLPTAASVYLLAERYQIKVMISAQAIMLGTILSIVTLPLIDQFLH, encoded by the coding sequence ATGTCACCAATTTTAACCCCTCTGTTTGCTGTGCTCGCCATGATGATATTAGGTTCACTAGTACAGAAACTTAGACTTTTGCCACCCGACACCGATATGGTACTGAACCAATATGTGTATTACGTGGCCTTTCCTGCAATCATGCTTATCGCACTAGCACAAACTCCTATCGATGAGATACTACAATGGGGCTTTATTGCAGGATACAGCTTAGCGATGCTAATCACCTACCTACTGGTTATGCTGGTATCACATATCACCAATAAAGGTCGTGCAGATCTAGCCGCATTAAGAGCACTCAACACCACATTCGGTAATACAGCTTTTATCGGTATCCCATTATTATCCATGCTATTTCCGGGGCAACAATCAGCCCTAGCCGCCGCTGCTATTGCCAGTTTACTCTCGGTGATCGTTTTTGCCTTAGTCCTTGTCGTTATCGAATTATATCAAGAGAAGAGGAAAGGAAAACAAGGTAAGAAACAGTCAGCACTGCTGATTATCATTCTCTCTTTAATCAAGAACCCGGTCGTAATTGGCAGCGCTATCGGTGTACTATTGTCCGCCTTCAAGTTTGAATTATTCGAACCCCTCTCTATTATGTTAAAACAGATAGGCATGACATCCAGCCCTTGTGCGCTCTTTGCTATCGGCATGGTGCTCGCTAAAGCAAGCGGTAGCCAAGACAGCTACAACATGAAATCCAGTGTGTTCAACCAAATTATAGAGCTGAGCTGGATAAACTTTGCTAAATTGTTCATTCAACCCGCACTGGCCTATATTTTATTATCAGCGTTCGGAATTAAGGGGGATTACTTCGTCATGGGAGTATTACTGGCTTCTCTTCCAACGGCAGCGAGTGTGTATCTGTTAGCTGAAAGGTATCAGATTAAAGTGATGATAAGTGCACAAGCAATTATGCTAGGCACAATATTAAGTATTGTAACCTTGCCTTTAATAGATCAATTTTTACATTAA
- the recN gene encoding DNA repair protein RecN, which yields MLCQLSINNFAIVRFLELDFKPGMTSITGETGAGKSIAIDALGLCLGNRADASTVRSGATKAEVSARFSLDDVPLAKRWLEDNDLELDQECILRRTINSDGRSRAYINGNPVPLAQIKNLGQLLIGIHGQHAHHAMLKSEHQLTLLDSYANHRLLLETVSSGYQRCKLIEKELKTLQQTQHERIARKQLLQYQVEELNEFALNKGEFEEIEAEHKKLANGTALVQACKNQLFILQENDQGSVESLINTGITQAQELESYDPDFKSIVNMLNDALIQIQESSSEIEHYLDKLELDPEHFEQLEQRLSKLMQLSRKHQVLPCALYDHHQELLAELSSLDSDEGALKQLEEQVKANKESYLTHARKLSQSRNRYAKELDKKVTQSIHELSMPKGKFCITVSFNEELLSPNGCDSIEFQVSTNPGQPMQAISKVASGGELSRIGLGIQVITAKKVSTPTLIFDEVDVGISGPTAAVVGRMLRTLGDSTQVFCVTHLPQVAGNGHQHMFVNKHTKAGKTETSMISLDKLQRVKELARLLGGDVITSNTLANAKELLHS from the coding sequence ATGCTTTGCCAACTCAGCATTAATAATTTTGCCATCGTTCGATTTCTTGAACTGGATTTTAAGCCTGGAATGACCAGCATCACGGGTGAAACCGGTGCGGGTAAATCGATTGCAATTGATGCGTTAGGCTTATGTTTGGGCAATCGTGCCGATGCCAGTACAGTTAGATCTGGCGCGACGAAAGCAGAGGTAAGTGCAAGATTTTCATTAGATGATGTTCCCTTAGCTAAACGTTGGCTTGAAGATAATGACCTTGAACTGGATCAAGAGTGTATTCTTAGGCGAACGATCAACAGTGATGGACGCTCAAGAGCCTATATTAATGGTAACCCAGTTCCTCTCGCCCAGATTAAGAATCTCGGTCAACTATTAATTGGAATTCATGGTCAACATGCCCATCATGCCATGCTTAAAAGTGAGCACCAACTTACTTTATTAGATAGCTATGCTAACCACAGGCTGTTACTTGAAACCGTCTCCTCTGGCTATCAACGTTGTAAGTTAATCGAAAAAGAACTAAAGACGCTTCAACAGACTCAACATGAACGCATAGCACGTAAACAATTGTTGCAATATCAAGTTGAAGAACTCAATGAATTTGCACTAAATAAAGGTGAATTTGAAGAGATTGAAGCCGAACATAAAAAACTTGCCAATGGCACGGCGCTTGTTCAAGCCTGTAAAAACCAACTGTTTATCTTACAGGAAAATGATCAAGGCAGTGTTGAGTCACTCATAAACACGGGTATCACTCAAGCTCAAGAACTTGAGTCCTACGATCCTGATTTCAAAAGCATCGTCAATATGCTTAATGATGCACTGATTCAAATTCAGGAAAGTAGCAGTGAAATTGAGCACTACTTAGATAAGTTAGAACTGGATCCAGAGCATTTTGAGCAACTTGAACAAAGACTCTCAAAACTGATGCAGCTATCACGTAAGCATCAAGTTCTACCTTGTGCCCTTTATGATCATCATCAAGAGTTACTGGCAGAACTAAGCTCCTTAGACTCAGATGAAGGTGCTTTAAAACAACTAGAAGAGCAAGTAAAAGCCAACAAAGAAAGCTACTTAACCCATGCAAGAAAGTTAAGTCAAAGCCGGAACCGTTACGCTAAAGAATTAGATAAGAAAGTAACCCAGTCGATACATGAACTCAGTATGCCAAAGGGTAAATTCTGCATCACAGTCTCTTTTAACGAAGAACTGCTCTCACCTAATGGATGCGACAGCATAGAGTTCCAGGTATCAACAAACCCTGGACAACCCATGCAAGCTATCTCTAAAGTTGCATCTGGTGGTGAGCTTTCCCGAATTGGGCTTGGCATTCAAGTGATCACAGCAAAGAAAGTATCGACACCAACCTTGATTTTTGATGAAGTCGATGTGGGAATTTCCGGCCCTACCGCGGCCGTTGTAGGACGTATGCTTCGCACTTTAGGTGATTCAACACAGGTATTTTGTGTCACTCATCTGCCTCAGGTTGCAGGTAACGGTCATCAACATATGTTTGTCAACAAGCACACTAAGGCTGGAAAAACCGAGACATCGATGATCTCTTTAGACAAGTTACAGCGTGTCAAAGAGCTTGCCAGGTTACTCGGTGGAGACGTAATCACCAGTAATACTTTAGCCAATGCTAAAGAGCTTTTACACAGTTAA
- a CDS encoding TorF family putative porin produces MNYLLSTWSRLLPRKMINDTKTSTYERTHFCLAPQQLSNSRTAYIYTLLIILSSLFFLPTYSDANSSYFGHAAITTDHRAYGVSLTQKDPAVQIHAGIDVGNGLYAGTFLSTFNFIDDSSPYDAGENLETDLYAGYRYGFSKEVVLSMTLYQYLIQGTNKGINLDFTELIFDLYSPYGQLSFSHTLNDILGDLSQDKAYRVEYNKSIPIWDTSLTLDLQLGHWNTQDALGKAYLYYNLGLSIPIGPIMACVAYNGTDKAGKELFGEIAKGSYYAKVTWVF; encoded by the coding sequence ATGAATTATTTACTGAGCACTTGGTCGAGGCTCCTCCCTCGCAAAATGATAAATGATACTAAAACTTCAACTTATGAACGCACTCATTTTTGTCTTGCTCCCCAACAGCTTTCAAACTCTAGAACAGCTTATATCTATACATTACTCATTATCCTAAGCAGTTTGTTTTTTTTACCTACATATAGCGACGCTAACTCAAGTTATTTTGGTCATGCAGCGATTACGACCGATCACAGGGCTTATGGCGTATCCCTGACTCAAAAAGATCCCGCGGTGCAGATCCATGCAGGAATTGATGTTGGCAATGGATTATATGCAGGGACATTTTTATCAACATTCAATTTCATCGATGATTCCAGCCCCTATGATGCGGGTGAAAATCTGGAAACGGATCTGTATGCTGGTTATCGGTATGGATTCAGTAAAGAAGTTGTTCTATCGATGACTTTATATCAATACCTAATCCAAGGTACAAATAAAGGGATTAATTTGGATTTTACTGAACTCATATTCGACCTATATAGTCCATATGGCCAACTATCTTTTAGTCATACCTTAAATGATATTTTGGGCGATTTGAGCCAAGATAAGGCATATCGAGTCGAATATAATAAATCCATTCCAATATGGGACACCAGCCTCACGCTTGATCTTCAGCTTGGCCACTGGAATACTCAAGATGCACTTGGCAAAGCCTACCTATATTATAATCTTGGTTTGAGCATCCCAATAGGACCCATTATGGCTTGTGTCGCTTACAATGGAACAGATAAAGCTGGCAAAGAACTGTTTGGTGAAATAGCTAAAGGCTCCTACTATGCCAAAGTCACCTGGGTCTTCTGA
- a CDS encoding penicillin acylase family protein: MAKIVRIFLTYTLSLIFIMIAAVYIGLNLSLPKLSGHYNSAHISNDMILERDALGTAIISATSRKDIAYGLGFAHGQDRFFQMDLLRRNAAGELSEIFGSKALSVDKGHRFHQFRKRAETIVARMPIAQKMLLQAYANGVNAALAEQNLNSFEYLLTNSKPRSWVPADSLLVIFSMYLDLQGRTPTRDMVLTQIEQLYGKDMLAFVTQNSPHQAALDGSQLPTDKFEIPNLSFKNLMASKVTSIEEDLDVGSNNWAVTGSLTTSGKGMLSDDMHLSFAVPIIWYRAQLNYKSQIGKVVKQNQVTGVSLPGTPAIVVGTNGQVAWGFTNAYIDTADWIILDDGQVISTEIELIELRDSTVEFPIEISKYGPVKRINGQAYGLSWVAHHDYAVDMELMGLEAVDNVMQGLTLATEIGIPVQNMLLVDSQGNAGWKPAGAVPSRTNPSNKAQLPYQFQDVMWRENEANFPQVVNPDISRLWSANSRVMSADESTRFGDGGYALGARSQQIRDRLFEAEDFNEQDFLTLQLDNEARFLIPWHQFLISLLSTQPTRFAKDIQYLRDWQQCACADSVGYTLVRTFRNQLIDTSFSPIETGLNELNLSLSVVKRYLEPAIWQLVVEQPVDWLPVEFSSWNEFIISIYQDSVMTLLAKHSNRADLADLQWGEVNKLEIKHPFSRQLPLLSRFLDMPSQVGFGDTFMPAVQQSSFGASQRFIVQPGSEVSGIMMIPGGQSGHPLSDYYRSGFDDYANNVSTALLPSDTVHKITIKAIH; this comes from the coding sequence ATGGCTAAAATAGTTAGAATATTTCTCACCTACACTTTGTCGTTAATTTTCATCATGATTGCGGCTGTTTATATAGGGTTGAACCTGAGTTTGCCTAAACTTTCAGGTCATTATAATAGCGCCCATATTTCCAATGACATGATCTTAGAACGTGACGCGTTAGGCACAGCGATTATTTCAGCTACTAGCCGTAAAGATATCGCTTATGGGTTAGGTTTCGCCCATGGTCAAGATAGATTCTTTCAGATGGATCTATTAAGACGTAATGCAGCTGGTGAACTATCAGAAATATTTGGCAGCAAGGCGCTTAGTGTTGATAAGGGACATCGCTTTCATCAATTTAGAAAACGGGCTGAGACGATAGTGGCCAGGATGCCAATAGCTCAGAAAATGTTGCTGCAGGCTTATGCTAATGGCGTTAATGCCGCGTTGGCAGAGCAAAACCTCAATTCATTTGAATATTTACTGACAAATTCTAAACCTAGATCATGGGTACCTGCCGATAGCTTGCTCGTTATTTTTAGCATGTATTTGGACCTTCAAGGGAGAACCCCGACAAGAGACATGGTGTTAACCCAAATTGAACAGCTGTATGGCAAAGATATGTTGGCTTTTGTCACACAAAACAGTCCCCATCAAGCAGCACTTGATGGGAGTCAACTCCCCACCGACAAGTTTGAAATTCCCAACCTTTCATTTAAGAATTTAATGGCTTCCAAGGTTACATCCATCGAGGAAGATCTTGATGTCGGCAGTAATAATTGGGCTGTAACAGGATCCTTAACAACATCAGGAAAAGGCATGCTATCTGATGATATGCATCTCTCGTTTGCGGTGCCTATTATCTGGTATCGGGCTCAGTTGAACTACAAGAGTCAAATAGGGAAAGTGGTTAAACAAAATCAAGTGACTGGCGTCTCTTTGCCCGGAACACCTGCTATTGTGGTGGGGACGAATGGTCAGGTTGCCTGGGGATTCACTAATGCTTATATTGATACCGCTGATTGGATTATATTGGATGATGGGCAGGTGATTTCGACCGAAATAGAATTAATTGAATTGCGAGATTCAACCGTTGAGTTTCCGATTGAGATATCGAAATATGGCCCCGTTAAGCGAATTAATGGGCAAGCGTATGGGTTGTCTTGGGTGGCGCATCATGATTATGCTGTGGACATGGAGTTAATGGGACTAGAAGCGGTCGACAATGTTATGCAAGGGTTAACACTGGCGACAGAAATAGGGATCCCGGTACAGAATATGTTGCTGGTCGACAGTCAGGGGAATGCAGGCTGGAAGCCTGCTGGTGCAGTGCCATCGAGAACCAATCCGAGTAACAAAGCTCAGCTACCTTATCAATTTCAAGACGTTATGTGGCGAGAGAATGAGGCTAACTTCCCCCAAGTTGTTAACCCTGACATCAGTCGATTATGGTCGGCAAACTCAAGGGTTATGTCGGCAGATGAATCGACTCGATTTGGTGATGGTGGTTATGCACTAGGCGCTAGATCTCAGCAAATTCGAGACAGGCTATTTGAAGCTGAAGATTTTAATGAACAAGACTTTTTAACGCTACAGTTAGATAACGAAGCAAGATTTCTTATCCCCTGGCATCAATTCTTAATTAGCTTACTCTCAACTCAGCCAACGCGTTTCGCAAAAGATATTCAATATCTGAGAGACTGGCAGCAGTGTGCTTGTGCAGACTCTGTCGGTTATACCTTGGTGAGAACGTTTAGAAACCAGCTTATTGATACTAGTTTTTCGCCAATTGAAACTGGGCTCAATGAGCTAAATTTGAGTCTATCTGTGGTTAAACGCTATTTGGAACCCGCTATTTGGCAATTGGTTGTTGAACAACCAGTTGATTGGTTACCTGTTGAATTTAGTTCATGGAATGAGTTTATTATCTCTATTTATCAAGACTCGGTGATGACACTATTGGCTAAACACAGCAATAGGGCTGATTTAGCCGACTTACAATGGGGCGAGGTGAATAAGTTAGAAATAAAACATCCATTTAGCCGACAACTGCCATTGTTGAGTCGCTTTTTAGATATGCCAAGTCAAGTTGGATTCGGGGATACTTTTATGCCGGCGGTTCAACAGAGTTCATTTGGTGCCTCTCAACGTTTTATCGTTCAACCAGGTTCGGAGGTGAGTGGCATCATGATGATACCTGGTGGTCAGTCTGGTCATCCGTTATCAGATTATTATCGTTCGGGTTTTGATGATTATGCAAATAATGTGAGCACAGCTTTGTTACCCAGTGACACTGTACATAAAATCACGATTAAGGCCATTCACTAG
- a CDS encoding ABC transporter substrate-binding protein, with product MAEHGTKITMRQIMLFICMLTSLPFSSYAKEVLRIFTWDGYVTAQDLLIVNKQLKLQGYNIEASVISPFASGPEQMFNVLRAGKTDISFLTLNYIKMQEEKTSKLLQVIDTQSPRIPNYKKLRTELTQIPMGKNGKGMVYIPFGGGAYGIWANMNKLNKEELPVSISDLWNEKWKGKLSLAKGQIQPNIALVMLSLNKSPYYINDLITSGKRREAIKFVKNTAQKQTNLLYQQVHSFWDGTPNYDQELLLTSSYGVEIAKQNTLGGKWEYIHFEEGSTVWLDTINFAKHLSGTKLEAAEIVANYFISKTVQTPTG from the coding sequence ATGGCTGAACACGGTACAAAGATTACCATGCGTCAAATCATGCTTTTTATCTGTATGTTAACTAGTTTGCCTTTTTCTTCGTATGCAAAGGAGGTTTTACGTATATTTACTTGGGATGGCTACGTCACAGCTCAAGACTTGCTCATCGTCAATAAGCAACTCAAACTGCAGGGATATAATATAGAAGCAAGCGTCATCAGCCCATTTGCTTCCGGCCCCGAACAAATGTTTAACGTACTTAGAGCTGGAAAAACTGACATATCATTCCTGACTCTTAACTATATAAAAATGCAGGAAGAGAAAACATCTAAACTACTTCAAGTGATCGATACTCAGTCTCCTCGAATACCAAACTACAAAAAGCTTAGAACTGAACTTACTCAAATTCCCATGGGAAAGAACGGCAAAGGTATGGTTTACATTCCTTTCGGCGGTGGCGCTTATGGCATTTGGGCTAACATGAACAAGCTTAATAAAGAGGAATTGCCAGTTTCTATAAGCGATCTCTGGAATGAAAAATGGAAAGGTAAACTATCTTTAGCCAAAGGACAAATCCAACCTAATATCGCCCTCGTTATGCTCTCATTGAATAAATCTCCTTACTATATCAATGATCTCATCACCTCAGGAAAAAGACGCGAGGCCATAAAATTTGTCAAGAATACAGCCCAAAAACAGACAAACCTATTATATCAACAAGTTCACTCCTTTTGGGATGGCACACCAAACTATGATCAAGAGCTATTATTAACCTCAAGTTATGGTGTCGAGATTGCGAAACAGAATACGCTAGGGGGTAAATGGGAATATATACATTTTGAAGAGGGAAGCACAGTCTGGCTCGATACGATTAATTTTGCTAAGCATTTAAGTGGCACAAAGCTTGAAGCTGCTGAAATTGTTGCCAACTACTTTATTAGCAAGACAGTTCAGACCCCGACTGGTTAA
- a CDS encoding DUF3016 domain-containing protein, whose product MRYTLSLLTFIIMTILTGCTSTEKNEPIVNFLTHDGKLSIIWKDPNQYSDIESTTWLQSKFDKYLFTELTDELGRDVNKVLGENQQLDLIITNVDLAGDVQSTFGASVNDIRVVSDLYPPKINFDYTLSQDGKVIMSGSEKIQNMGFLFGIQPITSQPFPYESKLLTKWFKEKIKPELVK is encoded by the coding sequence ATGAGATATACACTTTCATTACTTACCTTCATTATTATGACAATATTAACTGGATGTACCTCAACTGAAAAAAATGAACCCATCGTAAATTTTCTTACTCATGATGGCAAGTTATCTATAATATGGAAAGATCCTAATCAGTATTCAGATATTGAATCAACGACTTGGCTACAATCTAAGTTTGATAAATATTTATTTACAGAACTAACAGACGAACTAGGTAGAGATGTCAATAAGGTCCTAGGTGAAAATCAACAGCTAGATCTCATCATTACCAATGTAGATTTAGCAGGAGATGTTCAATCTACATTTGGCGCATCCGTTAACGACATTCGTGTAGTATCTGATTTGTACCCACCGAAAATCAACTTCGATTACACATTAAGTCAGGATGGTAAAGTTATTATGTCCGGATCAGAGAAAATTCAAAATATGGGTTTTTTATTTGGTATACAACCAATTACCAGCCAACCTTTTCCTTATGAGTCTAAATTATTAACTAAATGGTTTAAAGAAAAAATAAAACCTGAACTTGTAAAATAA
- a CDS encoding FMN-binding negative transcriptional regulator — protein sequence MHIPETMKMGSNELIHQFIEEFSFGILITEQLEANHLPFMLKKSEGELGTLYGHFSRANRHLGKQDACNVMIILEGPHSYISPTWYASFPAVPTWNYVAVHLYGEMSFLSTDETIMTLDEMVDRYEPELLLKRELLTEEYRDKLAKGIGLGRS from the coding sequence ATGCACATACCTGAAACTATGAAGATGGGGAGCAATGAACTCATTCATCAGTTTATTGAAGAGTTTAGTTTTGGCATCTTAATAACGGAGCAACTAGAAGCAAACCATCTGCCCTTTATGCTAAAAAAATCAGAGGGTGAGTTAGGCACTCTTTATGGACATTTCTCCAGAGCAAACCGACATTTGGGAAAGCAAGATGCTTGTAATGTGATGATTATTCTTGAGGGACCGCATAGCTACATCTCTCCAACTTGGTATGCTTCGTTTCCTGCGGTGCCAACCTGGAACTATGTTGCTGTTCATCTTTATGGAGAGATGAGTTTTCTCTCTACAGATGAAACGATAATGACATTGGATGAGATGGTAGATAGGTATGAACCTGAACTATTGCTCAAACGCGAGCTCCTTACTGAAGAGTATCGGGATAAGTTAGCAAAGGGTATAGGGCTTGGCAGGAGTTAG
- a CDS encoding GNAT family N-acetyltransferase, translated as MQTTTDFNPQPITLNARDITLKPLVRNDFEGFYLAGNHERLWRWVVPNPCETHESTRAWIDKALRGLQLGDQIPFVIIDNLSQKIIGSTRYCSIRRDDRNIEIGHTFIIPDFQRTHVNTQAKFLLLKHAFEVLGAIRVEIKTHEKNQQSRSAILRIGAKFEGVLRNNRILPDGNVRSTAIFSITEQEWLKVKSELQVKMERVVGAVNAHT; from the coding sequence TTGCAAACAACTACTGACTTTAATCCACAGCCAATTACACTTAATGCTAGGGATATCACGCTCAAACCTTTGGTTAGAAATGATTTCGAGGGCTTCTATCTTGCTGGTAACCATGAGCGATTGTGGAGATGGGTAGTTCCTAATCCTTGTGAAACCCATGAATCGACAAGGGCTTGGATTGATAAAGCACTGCGTGGGTTGCAACTTGGTGATCAAATTCCATTTGTGATCATTGATAATCTTAGTCAGAAGATAATAGGCAGTACCCGTTATTGTTCGATTAGGCGTGATGATAGAAACATTGAAATTGGGCATACGTTTATTATCCCTGATTTTCAACGTACCCATGTTAATACTCAGGCGAAATTCTTGTTGTTAAAACATGCTTTTGAGGTGTTGGGCGCCATTAGAGTTGAGATTAAAACCCATGAGAAAAATCAGCAATCTCGCAGTGCTATTTTGCGTATAGGGGCAAAGTTTGAAGGCGTATTACGCAATAATAGAATTTTGCCCGATGGGAATGTTAGAAGTACGGCTATTTTCAGTATTACTGAGCAGGAGTGGTTAAAAGTTAAGTCAGAGCTGCAAGTTAAAATGGAGAGAGTAGTAGGGGCTGTTAATGCACATACCTGA
- the pdxR gene encoding MocR-like pyridoxine biosynthesis transcription factor PdxR, which translates to MQPIPEIKTLCLTLDASNKPKFLQIARAINSAIKHGQVKAREALPSARQLAEQLQTNRHTIMAAYHELIAQGWVESIERQGYRVVPSFPVESSRYTKTKQGTAQSKFKWQINPRIFEDKKTKPAHEYHYNFAGGNPDISAFPFHELKPFMNDSFTRPELSDLSYGNNRGNSQFISQVAIYLRRARSITDKEIITVNGSQEALYLISQVLLKPGAKVAVESLGYRPAWNAFKSAGAELVAIKQHSKGIDIDHLTQLVKDHDISLIYLTPLHQYPTTVTLPIHERIKIYQLAATHNVAIIEDDYDHEFHYSSQPLVPLAADDPKGLVIYISTFSKIMFPGCRIGYMAVDKSLAAAIINYRSVMNHKPNVLMQDAIGRWMRDGAFERHLRRTTKIYQQRRDNLVSELRKYQKQELDISFTIPAGGMAIWVDVKKNAKHLENFGLENDIYLVSESSFHLDKEKDQNRYIRLGFAGMTPEKMNQGLAILFSYFTR; encoded by the coding sequence ATGCAGCCTATACCAGAAATAAAAACTCTTTGCCTCACCTTAGATGCATCTAACAAACCTAAGTTTTTGCAGATTGCGAGAGCTATAAATTCTGCCATAAAGCATGGGCAAGTTAAAGCAAGGGAGGCACTCCCTTCAGCCCGTCAACTTGCTGAGCAATTACAGACGAATCGCCACACCATTATGGCGGCTTATCACGAACTCATTGCACAAGGATGGGTAGAGTCAATTGAACGTCAAGGTTATCGTGTCGTGCCGTCATTTCCGGTGGAGTCCAGCCGCTATACAAAAACTAAGCAAGGCACAGCACAAAGTAAATTTAAGTGGCAGATAAACCCTCGCATTTTTGAAGATAAGAAAACTAAACCAGCCCATGAGTATCACTACAACTTTGCAGGGGGAAATCCTGATATATCGGCCTTCCCCTTCCATGAACTCAAGCCCTTTATGAATGACAGCTTCACTCGGCCTGAGCTTTCCGATTTGTCCTATGGCAATAACAGAGGTAATAGCCAATTTATCTCTCAAGTAGCAATCTACTTGCGTCGAGCACGCTCAATCACAGATAAAGAGATCATTACAGTCAATGGCTCACAAGAGGCGTTATATTTAATCTCTCAGGTTTTATTAAAACCCGGGGCTAAGGTTGCAGTTGAGTCCTTAGGCTACCGGCCAGCATGGAACGCCTTTAAAAGCGCTGGAGCTGAATTAGTCGCCATCAAACAACACTCTAAAGGAATTGATATTGATCATCTAACTCAGTTAGTTAAAGACCATGATATTTCGCTGATCTATCTAACACCCTTGCATCAATACCCTACGACGGTGACTTTACCTATCCATGAAAGAATAAAAATTTACCAACTTGCAGCGACGCATAATGTCGCCATTATTGAAGATGATTACGATCATGAGTTTCATTATTCAAGCCAGCCATTAGTACCTTTAGCTGCCGACGACCCCAAAGGACTGGTTATCTACATCTCTACTTTCTCTAAAATCATGTTTCCCGGTTGCCGTATTGGTTACATGGCAGTGGACAAGTCTTTAGCCGCAGCCATCATCAACTATCGAAGCGTCATGAACCATAAACCCAATGTATTAATGCAAGATGCCATCGGGCGTTGGATGAGAGACGGTGCGTTTGAAAGACATCTAAGACGAACCACTAAAATATACCAGCAGAGACGAGATAATTTAGTCTCTGAGCTTAGAAAATACCAGAAACAAGAATTAGATATCAGCTTTACGATCCCTGCTGGAGGTATGGCTATCTGGGTAGATGTGAAAAAAAACGCTAAACATCTGGAGAACTTTGGTTTAGAAAATGATATCTACTTAGTTTCTGAATCAAGTTTTCATCTCGATAAAGAAAAAGATCAAAATCGTTATATTCGCTTAGGATTTGCTGGAATGACGCCGGAGAAAATGAACCAAGGTCTTGCCATATTATTCAGCTATTTTACCCGCTAA